A single window of Populus nigra chromosome 17, ddPopNigr1.1, whole genome shotgun sequence DNA harbors:
- the LOC133676493 gene encoding uncharacterized protein LOC133676493 — protein sequence MQASSFGFKTRPPECLGRKMGVIDYLDTILAPLSLFLMVGYHAYLWHCFKNKPSQITEGIAALKRKTWFVQLKEGDNRTGMLAVQSLRNAQMTTILTAATAVVINLALAALTNNNYKASHLLSGSAFFGSQSGKLYVLKFGSASLFLLVSFLCSSMGLAFLIDANFLINAASREFSPSPTYTQTVFERGFMLALMGNRVLSITFPLLAWMFGPVPVALSSVALVWVLHGLDFPGKSICSEMYS from the exons ATGCAGGCATCTAGTTTTGGCTTTAAAACCAGGCCTCCTGAATGCCTTGGCAGAAAGATGGGTGTCATTGATTATCTAGACACGATATTAGCCCCTCTGAGTCTCTTCCTCATGGTTGGTTACCATGCCTATCTATGGCATTGCTTCAAGAACAAACCATCTCAAATTACTGAAGGAATTGCAGCATTGAAGAGAAAAACATGGTTTGTACAATTGAAAGAG GGTGATAACAGGACTGGTATGCTAGCAGTGCAAAGCCTGAGAAATGCTCAGATGACAACTATATTAACTGCTGCAACAGCCGTTGTCATAAACCTGGCACTGGCTGCTTTGACCAACAACAACTATAAAGCAAGTCATCTCCTCAGTGGCAGTGCCTTTTTTGGCTCACAATCTGGGAAACTCTATGTTCTGAAATTTGGGTCAGCCTCGCTATTTCTCTTGGTAAGCTTCTTATGCAGCTCAATGGGACTTGCATTCTTGATTGATGCTAATTTCTTGATAAATGCTGCCTCTCGTGAGTTCTCACCATCACCTACATATACACAAACAGTATTTGAACGAGGTTTCATGCTGGCTCTTATGGGCAATCGGGTCCTAAGCATCACCTTTCCTTTATTGGCGTGGATGTTTGGCCCAGTGCCAGTAGCTTTGTCCTCTGTGGCACTTGTTTGGGTCCTGCACGGGCTTGATTTTCCTGGCAAGAGTATCTGTAGTGAAATGTATTCATGA